The DNA window AACACTCCACGACCTTGCCGCCCCGCAGCACGGCGAAGCCGCTGTCGCCGATGTACGCCCACTTGaggacgtcgccggcgagagaCAGGATGACCGCCGTGGACGCCCCCGGGGCGCCCGACTCGACCGTCTCGTCGTAGGCGCGCTCCAGCAGCGCGTAGGGGCAGACGGGCGTCCCGGGCTCCATCGCCACCACCTGTGCGAGCGCGCTCGTCATGAGCCCGCGCGCGAACGCGCCGGCGTCCTTGCAGTACCTGCGGAacccgccgacgccgtcggccacgccgacgacgccgggCCCGTCGTGCCCGAAGTGCGCGTCCTCGTCGTGGTAAGGCACGTAGCACGACGCCCAGTCCATCCTCAGGGCCttctcgccctcgccctcgccctcgccctcgccatcgccatcgccaccgccaccgccatcgcgtccctcgtcgtcgccgtcctgcTCCTGCTTAGGCTTCTGCGGCGAAGAGGTCACCTCGCTTCCAGTCTCGCCGCCGGTCCCCGTCGAGACAGCTTGGAAATGGTGCTcgaggccgacggcggcgcgcaaGATGTCGGGGATTAGcccgccgatctcctccagGGTTCCTTTGATCTGCACCAGCTTCTCCATACGTGCCTCCATCTTGGCTAGAGTTCGCGCGGGAACGTGCATGTACCAGGCTGCGTCAGTATTAATGTACCTTTATTATATAGGCGAGAAACCGGCGAAACTCCGTCTCTATGTACATGTCCTGTTCGGACTGCGTGGGACATACATACTGTCCGGTATGCAGTCGGAGTCGGAGCACAAGGCGACGAGCAGCTTCACGGTGGTGATGGTTGATCGGACGGACGCTCCGCCGGCGTCACCAAGCTCGATCGACCCCGTCTTCTCCATCGCCATGGCTGTTACTCGGTGATGCTTCCAGaaagcagttttttagcacacggatgGATATTCACGTGTTACTTGTAtgacatttatatatgtataaaaatattttttttgataaaatatgttaatatgagttatatcacttcagagacatgcaagttcaaatttgaCCTCTACGtgttttaacaaaaataaaaaaattatgaatatgtgtatattagttttagtttaattagtttaataTTGGTACAACTTGTAAAACTTGAATTTAactttgcatgtttgtggagtgatataactcatattaatatatcttatcaattttttaaatattttttattactatatagatacatataaGCACACGAATGAAAAGAGTTTCCTGATGCTTTGACAACAGTAGATGAGAAGTGAGATGAGCAAACATATTTGGACATAGGAGACGGTGTCGCAAGACATTcgccccatcttttcgtttctgcttatacttatattataaatttagtttttcaaCATTAATTTACCCCTATTGCCGTGAAGCAGCAATTATAAAAGATATTCCCGACATTATTTTTGTGTATACAAGCCACTTTTTattgaagaaaatatattattttcctcTAAGAATTCCAAgagctttatatatataatggcgGTTTCTCTTTGCGGCCCTGGTAACCTGATTAGTCGATCATACATTGCACGATCACACCTGTCATGTTCGAATTCTACAAGAGGGTATCTCTTCACGTGCAAATGGATTACTTAGTTcatagcctaattaatcaagaC is part of the Oryza brachyantha chromosome 2, ObraRS2, whole genome shotgun sequence genome and encodes:
- the LOC102717963 gene encoding putative protein phosphatase 2C 23; translated protein: MEARMEKLVQIKGTLEEIGGLIPDILRAAVGLEHHFQAVSTGTGGETGSEVTSSPQKPKQEQDGDDEGRDGGGGGDGDGEGEGEGEGEKALRMDWASCYVPYHDEDAHFGHDGPGVVGVADGVGGFRRYCKDAGAFARGLMTSALAQVVAMEPGTPVCPYALLERAYDETVESGAPGASTAVILSLAGDVLKWAYIGDSGFAVLRGGKVVECSVPQQEHFNAPYYLRRGGGKSITEVKASEMRVRNGDVVVAGTDGLFDNMSDADLEKIVQIGTALGFSSRTMADVIGGAAFEMSRCTGKDSPFAVESWKQERVERHRYGGKADDITVVVARIL